Proteins from a genomic interval of Hippocampus zosterae strain Florida chromosome 14, ASM2543408v3, whole genome shotgun sequence:
- the mapkbp1 gene encoding mitogen-activated protein kinase-binding protein 1, producing MSGDGAGGGAISRRIKNLLRSPSIKLRGRGRATRHQLGDKVTLEKVLGITAPGNRALSCDPKTGLLAYPAGCVVVLLHPRKNKQRHIFNASRKTITTLAFSPDGKHVVTGESGHMPAVRVWEVASGVQAASLQEHKYGVACVAFSPNAKYIVSVGYQHDMLVHVWNWKKGVVVAANKVSSKVTAVSFSHDSSYFVTAGNRHVKFWYLDHSGTSKVGAAVPLLGRSALLGELKNNFFCDVACGRGARASSTFCISASGLLVQLDQRRTLHKWVELRASAATCLCVTDELIFCGCSDGAVRAFSPHTLHFLCTLPRPHFLGVDVAAMTDASGLFCARPDARYPDTVALTYDPSGGWLSCVYSDHSVYVWDAGDLREPRRVGKLYSALYHAACVWSLEVFPEDGREAGKTALPSGCFLSCSSDNTIRVWNVDGRRFPANVLSHDLHKVIYVEDNPSGLLDAASVSLAAVGEKAGQSAPPEALTADQSRAGIRSLTVSPDGRHLASGDRVGVLRVHDVQTMKEIVNVQAHDGEILSLDFSRSDTGVQFLATASRDRLIHVLDAARDYRLVQTLDEHSSSITAVRFAANQGKVRLISCGADKSVYFRTGQQTDGDVAFTRTHHVVRKSTLYDMDVEPTRKYAAIGCQDRSIRIFNISNSKQKKIYKGSRGEDGTLIKVQIDPSGLYIATSCSDKSINIFDFYSGECVATMFGHSEVVTGLKFSSDCTRLISVSGDSCIFVWRLSPELTLRMRRRVADLKVPGRGRSGKPPGEAGAPRVVAMSSEEEEEEEEGACCHSNVIKLAHRYKAASVFCFPLSRGVTWHQDGELTFQRRSFHVSPSSPPPTPSPPQAPPDGRLPRRRWARTSCGDDAGDVAMVTSMLDLRQLDSYCSTGGLPTLPLDDGLAPCGPRGIWISGAGLHRADQQLGSRLSLQVEHTEVLADPRPDFTSLSHPTAEREPPVLFPDQWEDRVSPSGDFEVKAASPPSGQDDKPSPDSGCSLRFNSRTSSPDRTAAKNEEPTDRLSDDADSLDEDEDAGPVPQTPDQEAFLKKHFATLADVAEGPTASARSSSESLSMSSRFLCQSSSASLTVPKIDASETASYPEVREQEPSMTRTSGQTGSCRPEQEEEEEQDLATSTEKESAHWRIAAGTDGAILRRPTSLPSAPRRTAAAAQPHQILGSDGPGSPRRAIAAATPPRKSSPPSAGPLRSYMSPTASSAAKMSRSASLGDALNRVGLTASGACRSPTAAAPAASSSSSPGCQGNQASPLPRRLLPPDKPCVASAECTAPSGPPPPAPEPQDDADPPTRIDSCRALTTQLLSCFKRTTHLYRKVSGTCSDDGDPEDRQMAALLSEALQAMRAELQSLPLGPGGGDGGDAGTLAGTADRERTAALLEEYSMLLLQAVHRKLGPLPPS from the exons ATGAGCGGCGACGGCGCAGGAGGAGGCGCCATCAGTCGCCGCATCAAGAACCTGCTCAGATCGCCGTCAATCAAGCTTCGGGGGCGGGGCCGAGCAACACGTCATCAGCTGGGCGACAAG GTGACCTTGGAGAAAGTTCTGGGCATCACGGCGCCCGGCAACCGCGCACTGTCGTGTGACCCCAAGACTGGACTCTTGGCATATCCCGCCGG GTGCGTCGTGGTCCTGCTGCATCCTCGCAAGAACAAGCAACGTCACATCTTCAACGCATCGAG GAAGACCATTACCACCTTGGCCTTCTCGCCCGACGGCAAGCATGTCGTCACCGGCGAG AGCGGCCACATGCCGGCGGTGCGCGTGTGGGAGGTGGCGAGCGGCGTGCAGGCGGCGTCCCTCCAGGAGCACAAATACGGCGTGGCCTGCGTGGCCTTCTCCCCCAACGCCAAGTACATCGTCAGCGTCGGCTACCAGCACGATATGTTGGTGCACGTGTGGAACTGGAAA aaaggcGTGGTGGTGGCGGCCAACAAGGTGTCGAGTAAAGTGACGGCCGTGTCCTTCTCGCACGACTCGTCCTACTTTGTGACGGCGGGCAACCGACACGTCAAGTTCTGGTACCTGGACCACAGCGGGACCTCCAAG GTCGGCGCCGCCGTGCCGCTGCTGGGCCGCTCGGCGCTGCTGGGGGAACTGAAGAACAACTTTTTCTGCGACGTGGCGTGCGGCCGAGGAGCGCGGGCGTCCTCCACCTTCTGCATCAGCGCCTCGGGCCTCCTGGTGCAGCTGGACCAGCGCCGCACGCTCCACAAGTGGGTGGAGCTACGC GCGTCGGCGGCCACGTGCTTGTGCGTGACGGACGAGCTGATCTTCTGCGGCTGCTCGGACGGCGCCGTGCGCGCCTTCAGCCCGCACACGCTGCACTTCCTCTGCACGCTGCCGCGCCCGCACTTCCTGGGCGTCGACGTCGCCGCCATGACCGATGCCAG TGGTCTGTTCTGCGCGCGCCCCGACGCCCGCTACCCCGACACGGTGGCGCTGACCTACGACCCCAGCGGCGGTTGGCTGTCGTGCGTCTACAGCGATCACAGCGTCTACGTGTGGGACGCGGGCGACCTCCGAGAGCCGCGCCGGGTGGGCAAGCTCTACTCGGCGCTCTACCACGCCGCCTGCGTGTGGAGTCTGGAG GTGTTCCCCGAAGACGGACGAGAGGCGGGGAAGACGGCGCTCCCTTCGGGCTGCTTCCTGTCGTGCTCGTCGGACAACACCATCCGTGTGTGGAACGTCGACGGTCGACGCTTTCCCGCCAACGTCCTCAGCCAC GATCTTCACAAGGTCATTTACGTGGAGGACAACCCGTCCGGCCTGCTGGACGCGGCCAGCGTCTCCTTGGCCGCCGTCGGCGAGAAGGCGGGGCAAAGCGCCCCCCCCGAGGCCCTGACGGCCGACCAGAGCCGCGCCGGCATCCGCTCGCTGACGGTCAGTCCCGACGGGCGGCACCTGGCCTCGGGGGACCGCGTGGGCGTCCTCAG GGTGCACGACGTGCAAACCATGAAGGAGATCGTCAACGTTCAAGCTCACGACGGCGAAATTCTTTCCCTGGACTTCTCCCGAAGCGACACGG GTGTGCAGTTTCTGGCCACCGCCAGTCGCGATCGCCTGATCCACGTGCTGGACGCGGCCCGCGACTACCGTTTGGTCCAGACCCTGGACGAGCACTCGTCTTCCATCACGGCGGTCAGATTCGCAG ccAACCAGGGCAAAGTGCGGCTCATCAGCTGCGGCGCCGACAAGAGCGTGTACTTCCGCACGGGCCAGCAG ACGGACGGCGACGTGGCGTTCACGCGAACGCATCACGTGGTGAGGAAGAGCACGCTGTACGACATGGACGTGGAGCCCACCAGGAAGTACGCCGCCATTGGTTGCCAGGACCGCAGCATCAG GATCTTCAACATCAGCAACAGCAAGCAGAAGAAAATCTACAAAGGGTCTCGGGGAGAAGACGGAACGCTCATCAAG GTGCAGATCGACCCGTCAGGCCTCTACATCGCCACCTCCTGTTCGGACAAGAGCATCAACATCTTTGATTTCTACTCTGGCGAGTGTGTGGCCACCATGTTTGGACACTCGG AGGTGGTCACTGGCCTCAAGTTCAGCAGCGACTGCACGCGCCTCATCAGCGTGTCGGGCGACAG CTGCATCTTCGTTTGGCGTCTCAGTCCCGAGCTGACCCTGCGGATGCGTCGGCGCGTGGCTGACCTGAAGGTTCCGGGGCGGGGCCGCTCGGGGAAGCCCCCCGGGGAGGCGGGGGCCCCTCGCGTCGTCGCCATGTcgtcagaggaggaggaggaggaagaggagggtgcGTGTTGCCATAGTAACGTCATCAAGCTTGCTCACCGATATAAAGCCgcgtctgtgttttgttttcccctcaGCCGAGGCGTCACGTGGCACCAAGATGGTGAGTTGACTTTTCAGCGGCGCTCTTTT CATGTTAGcccttcttcccccccccccaccccgtccccTCCTCAGGCCCCACCAGACGGGCGACTGCCTCGCCGCCGCTGGGCCCGGACCTCGTGCGGTGACGACGCCGGCgacgttgccatggtgacatcCATGTTGGACCTCAGACAGCTGGACTCGTACTGCTCCACTGGCGGCTTGCCG ACGCTCCCACTCGACGACGGCCTCGCGCCGTGCGGCCCCCGGGGCATCTGGATCTCGGGGGCGGGGCTTCACAGGGCCGATCAGCAGCTGGGAAGTCGCCTCAGTCTCCAG GTGGAGCACACGGAGGTGCTGGCCGATCCCAGGCCGGACTTCACCTCGCTGTCCCACCCgacggcggagagggagccgccCGTGCTGTTTCCTGACCAATGGGAGGACAGAGTGAGCCCGAGCGGCGACTTTGAGGTGAAGGCCGCCAGTCCTCCGAGCGGACAGGACGACAAACCCAGTCCGGACAGCGGTTGCTCTCTCAGATTCAACTCCAGGACCTCCAGTCCTGACAGGACGGCGGCCAAAA acgaggagccgacgGATCGCCTCAGCGATGACGCCGACTCCttggacgaggacgaggacgccGGCCCGGTCCCGCAGACTCCGGACCAGGAGGCCTTCCTCAAGAAACACTTTGCCACGCTGGCCGACGTGGCGGAGGGACCCACCGCAAGCGCTCGCAGCTCCAGCGAGAGCCTCAGCATGTCATCCAGGTTCCTCTGCCAGAGCTCCTCTGCCAG CCTAACCGTCCCCAAGATAGACGCTTCGGAAACCGCGTCCTACCCTGAGGTTCGGGAACAGGAACCGAGCATGACGCGGACTTCCGGCCAAACAGGAAGTTGTCGGccagaacaggaggaggaggaggaacaggACCTCGCCACTTCCACAGAAAAGGAGTCGGCCCATTGGCGGATCGCGGCTGGCACGG ACGGCGCGATCCTTCGGCGTcccacctccctcccctcggccccCCGACGCACCGCCGCCGCAGCCCAGCCGCATCAGATCCTCGGCTCCGACGGCCCCGGGTCTCCCCGCCGGGCGATTGCCGCCGCGACGCCGCCCCGGAAGAGCTCGCCCCCCTCGGCGGGCCCCCTGCGCTCTTACATGAGTCCGACCGCCAGCTCCGCCGCCAAAATGTCTCGCTCCGCCTCGCTGGGCGACGCCCTCAACCGAGTGGGACTGACGGCGTCGGGCGCTTGCCGATCCCCCActgccgccgcccccgccgcgtCTTCTTCTTCCTCGCCGGGTTGCCAAGGTAACCAGGCCTCCCCGCTGCCCCGCCGCCTCCTGCCGCCTGACAAACCTTGCGTGGCGTCCGCGGAGTGCACCGCACCTTCCGGGCCCCCGCCGCCCGCTCCCGAGCCGCAGGACGACGCAG ACCCGCCGACCCGGATTGATTCCTGCCGAGCGCTGACCACTCAGTTGCTGAGCTGCTTCAAGCGAACCACCCACCTCTACAGGAAG GTGAGCGGCACTTGTTCGGACGACGGCGACCCTGAGGACAGGCAAATGGCTGCTCTCCTGTCTGAAGCCCTCCAGGCCATGAGGGCGGAGCTCCAGTCGCTGCCGCTGGGACcgggcggcggcgacggcggtgACGCCGGGACCCTCGCGGGGACGGCGGACCGGGAAAGGACGGCGGCTCTCCTGGAGGAGTACTCCATGCTGCTTCTGCAAGCTGTTCACAGGAAGCTGGGACCCCTCCCACCCTCCTAG
- the tbpl2 gene encoding TATA box-binding protein-like 2 isoform X1: MDESALERYFDDSIANDSGFLNGDDADLPSTPKPSGELADDLDLSFLPDELSGNACDAEGSGSGGGVALASHHEAEDRPSSSSSQTANDSAVFCPMTPMTPMTPMTPMTERSGIVPQLQNIVSTVNLGCPLDLKFIALQARNAEYNPKRFAAVIMRIREPRTTALIFSSGKMVCTGAKSEEQSRLAARKYARVVQKLGFPARFLDFKIQNMVASCDVCFPIRLEGLVLTHQQFSSYEPELFPGLIYRMVKPRIVLLIFVSGKVVLTGAKERGEIYEAFENIYPILRGFRKQ, encoded by the exons ATGGACGAATCGGCGCTGGAGCGTTACTTCGATGACTCCATTGCAAAT GACTCGGGCTTCCTGAACGGGGATGATGCGGACCTCCCGAGCACGCCGAAGCCAAGCGGCGAGCTGGCCGACGACCTGGACCTCAGCTTTCTGCCTGACGAGTTGAGCGGCAACGCGTGCGATGCGGAAG GGAGTGGCAGCGGCGGGGGCGTGGCCCTGGCATCCCACCATGAAGCTGAAGACCGaccatcttcatcctcctcgcAAACGGCCAACGATAGCGCCGTCTTCTGCCCCATGACCCCCATGACGCCCATGACCCCCATGACCCCCATGACGGAGAGGTCAGGGATCGTCCCGCAGCTGCA GAACATTGTCTCCACGGTAAACCTGGGTTGTCCTCTGGACCTCAAGTTCATCGCCCTTCAAGCCAGAAATGCCGAGTACAACCCCAAG CGCTTCGCCGCCGTCATCATGAGGATCCGCGAGCCCAGAACCACGGCGCTGATCTTCAGTTCTGGGAAGATGGTCTGCACCGGGGCCAAGAG CGAGGAGCAGTCCCGACTGGCGGCCAGGAAGTACGCCCGCGTGGTGCAAAAGTTGGGCTTCCCCGCTCGCTTCTTGGACTTCAAGATCCAGAACATGGTGGCCAGCTGCGACGTCTGCTTCCCCATCCGGCTGGAGGGCCTGGTCCTGACCCACCAGCAGTTCAGCAG TTACGAGCCCGAGTTGTTTCCGGGCCTGATCTACCGGATGGTGAAACCTCGGATCGTTCTGCTCATCTTCGTGTCGGGCAAAGTCGTCCTGACTG GTGCCAAAGAGCGCGGCGAAATCTACGAAGCATTCGAGAACATCTACCCCATCTTGAGAGGCTTCCGAAAGCAGTGA
- the tbpl2 gene encoding TATA box-binding protein-like 2 isoform X2, whose translation MDESALERYFDDSIANDSGFLNGDDADLPSTPKPSGELADDLDLSFLPDELSGNACDAEGSGSGGGVALASHHEAEDRPSSSSSQTANDSAVFCPMTPMTPMTPMTPMTERSGIVPQLQNIVSTVNLGCPLDLKFIALQARNAEYNPKRFAAVIMRIREPRTTALIFSSGKMVCTGAKSYEPELFPGLIYRMVKPRIVLLIFVSGKVVLTGAKERGEIYEAFENIYPILRGFRKQ comes from the exons ATGGACGAATCGGCGCTGGAGCGTTACTTCGATGACTCCATTGCAAAT GACTCGGGCTTCCTGAACGGGGATGATGCGGACCTCCCGAGCACGCCGAAGCCAAGCGGCGAGCTGGCCGACGACCTGGACCTCAGCTTTCTGCCTGACGAGTTGAGCGGCAACGCGTGCGATGCGGAAG GGAGTGGCAGCGGCGGGGGCGTGGCCCTGGCATCCCACCATGAAGCTGAAGACCGaccatcttcatcctcctcgcAAACGGCCAACGATAGCGCCGTCTTCTGCCCCATGACCCCCATGACGCCCATGACCCCCATGACCCCCATGACGGAGAGGTCAGGGATCGTCCCGCAGCTGCA GAACATTGTCTCCACGGTAAACCTGGGTTGTCCTCTGGACCTCAAGTTCATCGCCCTTCAAGCCAGAAATGCCGAGTACAACCCCAAG CGCTTCGCCGCCGTCATCATGAGGATCCGCGAGCCCAGAACCACGGCGCTGATCTTCAGTTCTGGGAAGATGGTCTGCACCGGGGCCAAGAG TTACGAGCCCGAGTTGTTTCCGGGCCTGATCTACCGGATGGTGAAACCTCGGATCGTTCTGCTCATCTTCGTGTCGGGCAAAGTCGTCCTGACTG GTGCCAAAGAGCGCGGCGAAATCTACGAAGCATTCGAGAACATCTACCCCATCTTGAGAGGCTTCCGAAAGCAGTGA
- the atg14 gene encoding beclin 1-associated autophagy-related key regulator isoform X1, with translation MTSSAGLPPLAGDRGASRPAGRPPPAPLRPHQAAAAAAGVMVESVDDAEGLFVAVERCPLCSTSRRRLTCARCVRAGDFVYLDGRNAERCADKMTRLKTLKEEKEQLQHRVIRAMHRKLRTDEMKWKIMWCRVKMEQINQALTCAQQEVKSDKELLLQSQEERQRLQRRANRHRQKQDKIERHNRRLGELLERRRRELSGRLAELAATRRHHVAELMAHIFPTREEKGCSRDPADVVSECDATLTSSTVSELAEARRTTYLSGRWIWDDQNGETSVSITGPAVTLPSNGDCSAYYGRADDKSGKHGPELDHINPAHTISAALCYATQLLTVLSHILDVVLPKKLCNSEFCGDSLSRFRFTRALSKLNANTLHLCFSQHVDCDKLHPHHTLRNIMFLVSAANPDLGRTGPFEVSADLEESMELVEPEASGAVEESGDEAVTDDETDLGTDWETVPSPRFCDIPSQPMDLSQSALQVSQPSVITGGMISSAAASVTSWFRAYTGQR, from the exons ATGACGTCGTCGGCGGGGCTGCCGCCGCTCGCAGGCGACCGAGGAGCCTCGCGCCCCGCGGGCAGGCCGCCGCCCGCGCCTCTTCGCCCGCATCAggccgcggcggcggccgccggcgtcaTGGTCGAGTCCGTCGATGACGCGGAGGGTCTTTTTGTGGCGGTGGAGCGCTGCCCGCTGTGCAGCACGTCCCGCCGGAGGCTGACGTGCGCCCGTTGCGTGCGGGCCGGAGACTTCGTGTACTTGGACGGCAGAAACGCGGAGAG GTGCGCAGACAAGATGACGAGGCTTAAGACTCTGAAAGAAGAGAAGGAACAACTGCAGCACAG GGTCATCCGCGCCATGCACAGGAAGCTGCGGACCGACGAGATG AAGTGGAAGATCATGTGGTGCCGCGTGAAGATGGAGCAGATCAACCAGGCGCTGACCTGCGCGCAACAAGAAGTCAAGAGCG ACAaggagctgctgctgcagtcCCAGGAAGAACGCCAGCGCCTCCAGCGCCGCGCCAACCGCCACCGGCAGAAGCAAGACAAGATCGAGCGGCACAACCGCCGTCTGGGCGAGCTGCTGGAGCGACGCCGGCGGGAGCTGAGCGGGCGACTGGCGGAGCTGGCGGCCACGCGGCGCCATCACGTGGCCGAGTTGATGGCGCACATCTTCCCCACGCGGGAAGAGAAGGGCTGCAGCAG agaCCCCGCCGACGTGGTCTCCGAGTGCGACGCGACGCTGACGTCCAGCACGGTGAGCGAGCTGGCGGAGGCGCGCAGGACCACCTACCTGTCGGGCCGCTGGATCTGGGATGACCAGAACGGGGAGACCAGCGTCAGCATCACGGGGCCCGCCGTCACGTTGCCTAGCAACGGGGACTGCTCGGCCTACTACGGCCGGGCGGACGACAAGAGCGGCAAGCACGGCCCCG AACTGGACCACATCAACCCGGCGCACACCATCAGCGCCGCTCTGTGCTACGCCACGCAGCTGCTCACCGTCTTGTCGCACATCCTGGATGTCGTCCTCCCCAAGAAGCTGTGCAACAG CGAGTTCTGCGGCGACAGCCTGAGTCGCTTCCGCTTCACACGCGCGCTCAGCAAGCTCAACGCCAACACGCTGCATCTGTGCTTCTCACAG CACGTAGACTGCGACAAGCTCCACCCGCACCACACCCTGCGCAACATCATGTTCCTGGTCTCGGCCGCCAACCCCGACCTGGGCAG GACGGGTCCGTTCGAGGTGAGCGCCGACCTGGAGGAGTCGATGGAGCTGGTGGAGCCCGAGGCCTCGGGAGCCGTGGAGGAGAGCGGCGACGAGGCCGTCACCGACGACGAGACCGACCTCGGCACCGACTGGGAGACCGTCCCCAGCCCGCGCTTCTGCGACATACCCTCGCAG cCGATGGATCTCTCCCAGAGCGCGCTGCAGGTGTCCCAGCCGTCCGTCATCACGGGAGGGATGATCTCATCGGCGGCGGCCTCCGTCACGTCCTGGTTCCGAGCGTACACGGGTCAGCGCTGA
- the atg14 gene encoding beclin 1-associated autophagy-related key regulator isoform X2 — MLRGCADKMTRLKTLKEEKEQLQHRVIRAMHRKLRTDEMKWKIMWCRVKMEQINQALTCAQQEVKSDKELLLQSQEERQRLQRRANRHRQKQDKIERHNRRLGELLERRRRELSGRLAELAATRRHHVAELMAHIFPTREEKGCSRDPADVVSECDATLTSSTVSELAEARRTTYLSGRWIWDDQNGETSVSITGPAVTLPSNGDCSAYYGRADDKSGKHGPELDHINPAHTISAALCYATQLLTVLSHILDVVLPKKLCNSEFCGDSLSRFRFTRALSKLNANTLHLCFSQHVDCDKLHPHHTLRNIMFLVSAANPDLGRTGPFEVSADLEESMELVEPEASGAVEESGDEAVTDDETDLGTDWETVPSPRFCDIPSQPMDLSQSALQVSQPSVITGGMISSAAASVTSWFRAYTGQR, encoded by the exons ATGCTCAGAGG GTGCGCAGACAAGATGACGAGGCTTAAGACTCTGAAAGAAGAGAAGGAACAACTGCAGCACAG GGTCATCCGCGCCATGCACAGGAAGCTGCGGACCGACGAGATG AAGTGGAAGATCATGTGGTGCCGCGTGAAGATGGAGCAGATCAACCAGGCGCTGACCTGCGCGCAACAAGAAGTCAAGAGCG ACAaggagctgctgctgcagtcCCAGGAAGAACGCCAGCGCCTCCAGCGCCGCGCCAACCGCCACCGGCAGAAGCAAGACAAGATCGAGCGGCACAACCGCCGTCTGGGCGAGCTGCTGGAGCGACGCCGGCGGGAGCTGAGCGGGCGACTGGCGGAGCTGGCGGCCACGCGGCGCCATCACGTGGCCGAGTTGATGGCGCACATCTTCCCCACGCGGGAAGAGAAGGGCTGCAGCAG agaCCCCGCCGACGTGGTCTCCGAGTGCGACGCGACGCTGACGTCCAGCACGGTGAGCGAGCTGGCGGAGGCGCGCAGGACCACCTACCTGTCGGGCCGCTGGATCTGGGATGACCAGAACGGGGAGACCAGCGTCAGCATCACGGGGCCCGCCGTCACGTTGCCTAGCAACGGGGACTGCTCGGCCTACTACGGCCGGGCGGACGACAAGAGCGGCAAGCACGGCCCCG AACTGGACCACATCAACCCGGCGCACACCATCAGCGCCGCTCTGTGCTACGCCACGCAGCTGCTCACCGTCTTGTCGCACATCCTGGATGTCGTCCTCCCCAAGAAGCTGTGCAACAG CGAGTTCTGCGGCGACAGCCTGAGTCGCTTCCGCTTCACACGCGCGCTCAGCAAGCTCAACGCCAACACGCTGCATCTGTGCTTCTCACAG CACGTAGACTGCGACAAGCTCCACCCGCACCACACCCTGCGCAACATCATGTTCCTGGTCTCGGCCGCCAACCCCGACCTGGGCAG GACGGGTCCGTTCGAGGTGAGCGCCGACCTGGAGGAGTCGATGGAGCTGGTGGAGCCCGAGGCCTCGGGAGCCGTGGAGGAGAGCGGCGACGAGGCCGTCACCGACGACGAGACCGACCTCGGCACCGACTGGGAGACCGTCCCCAGCCCGCGCTTCTGCGACATACCCTCGCAG cCGATGGATCTCTCCCAGAGCGCGCTGCAGGTGTCCCAGCCGTCCGTCATCACGGGAGGGATGATCTCATCGGCGGCGGCCTCCGTCACGTCCTGGTTCCGAGCGTACACGGGTCAGCGCTGA